Below is a genomic region from Leptolyngbyaceae cyanobacterium.
CATCTGCCACATAAGTAAAAATACCCTTACCACAGCCAAATTGACGAGGTTGGACAGTAGGAGCATTTTTATAAGAATTTTCTTTCATTTTTTGGATTTCGTTTAATACTTGAGAATCTTTTAATGACAAAATCCATTGGATTAATTCTAATTTAAGAGATTCAGTATTCATAACTGGCAGTAACCTACTAAGTTAAGCGTTCATCCGATTGGGATTGCTGGTAATGCGGTCTAATTTCATCAGAGTAACCTTTTTGATTCTGAAAATAAAGATAATTAGACAGTTTGAAGCGTGTTAGGTTCAGGGATAAATTCACATTCTGCTTCCCAAGCTTCCAAGTACATTTCAATCACATCTTCGCCATTACGAATTGCTTCCTCACGAGTTTTGCCGTGAGTGCAAGGCATGACAATGCGATCGGCAAATTCTGGAATAGTAACTAGGAAAAGTCGATCTTCATCAGACCATTGAATAATCATGCTGTATTGATTCATCAATTCTCATTTTACCTTAACTATTCCTGTTCAACTAATACCAATATTCCGAATGAAATCATCCTCATCTTTAAAATTGATTACTCCAACAACATCCCTAACTGTAGCTCGAACAACGGAACGCACTTGGGAATGCGTCCACCGCTCGTTTGCACTGATGAAATGACCGGGATAGCGTGCTACTGACCAATCTACCAAATCTCTAATACTAATGGGACTAAAAATAATTCCAACACCAAAACTGAGCGAAGGAGACTTCGGCATTCCTATGTAGGAGAAAACTTTTTTCCAAATGTTATGACGCTGCGATTTGGGAATAATATCTCGCAACTTACTATTAAGTAAGATTTGCTTACGTTGCAAACCGACAACTGTTTGAAAAGCTTGTCGAATGGAGTGATATGCACGTACTGTTGGACACACTCCTATGGCAATTTCCGATGCACCAAGCTTTTCTGAGATCAAATCGATCGCATCTTTGGGTGTGTGAAGTGTAAATGCCTCATCATCACTTATTTGGATACCAAAGGCTTCTTCCCACCCCAATATCATTTCTACTGCATCTAATCCCATTTTGCTCACTCAACGTTTATGCTAACGACCTCGATTTTACTCCATTCGAGAGCGAATAAGATTAGCCTTTTCCGGGTTACTAAGAAGAGATTTTCTGGCAATATCAGTTATCAACAGAGGGTTATCTTCTGCTAAAACATTTAAAAAGCCTGCGCTTGTCCATTGTCGCATTAAATTTAGCTCATCCAAACACAATGCGATAAGGCTTGAGAATAACTTGCTGAAGATTGGGACTGTTGAATTCCGGCACTATCTGACCTCTGAATGGAAACTGACTCAGTTCCTTAGTCTTGTCGAGTAGATTTTGGCCTACTTTCCTAGCAGCTTCGGGGTTGCTCAATGCGATATACCGGACGATCGCCTCTAGATCTCCAACTGCTTTGGGAGACAGGATTACTCTCATACCAATTGTACGCCTCATTTAGTTCTTCACGAACTTCTGGACGAAATACCAGTACATAATTCATGGTTGTTTTCTGATTGAGGCTTTAATCTCATCCCATGTCATTCTGGAACTGATCGTTGACTAACGATGGGCGTCCATATAAGCTCGTAACAAAGCATTTATTTGCGTCTGATAACCGCGCCCTTGAGATTTAAACCATTCCAAAACATCACTATCAATCCGCAATGTAACTTGAGATTTATTCTTAGTAGGTGGTAATCCCCGTCGAACTACTGCCGTTGCAAACATTTCTGGGGTGATTTCTGGACAATCAGATAAATCGATGTCTTCATCAGTCATGGCAACTAGGCGTTGCCAATCAGTTTGAGATTTGCTCGAAATAGGCTCGTTGTTCATATCTGGTTGCTTTTCTTGCGCTCAGTCACACACAACTTCTTAATGCCTCAATATCCGCCCCAACAATTTTCTCTAAATTTCTCGTAATCTTTTCAATATCCCAATCCCACCAGGCAATTTCTAACAAAACATTAATAATTTCATC
It encodes:
- a CDS encoding type II toxin-antitoxin system HicB family antitoxin, with product MNQYSMIIQWSDEDRLFLVTIPEFADRIVMPCTHGKTREEAIRNGEDVIEMYLEAWEAECEFIPEPNTLQTV
- a CDS encoding type II toxin-antitoxin system RelE/ParE family toxin, encoding MRRTIGMRVILSPKAVGDLEAIVRYIALSNPEAARKVGQNLLDKTKELSQFPFRGQIVPEFNSPNLQQVILKPYRIVFG
- a CDS encoding BrnA antitoxin family protein; this encodes MNNEPISSKSQTDWQRLVAMTDEDIDLSDCPEITPEMFATAVVRRGLPPTKNKSQVTLRIDSDVLEWFKSQGRGYQTQINALLRAYMDAHR